A window of Eikenella corrodens contains these coding sequences:
- the ribF gene encoding bifunctional riboflavin kinase/FAD synthetase, whose protein sequence is MNIRFGNTVFRPHPHGSAVTIGNFDGVHLGHRHILERLRHEADERGLAAVAIVFEPQPQEFFSRQRGAEKPFRLSPLREKLRLLRDTGCLDAVWVLRFNARLAAVSAADFIRHLLIEQLHTRHLLIGDDFRFGAGRQGDFSLLSRCPHFTTERTPSVMVQDVRASSTLVRQALSEGRLGYAESLLGHPYSLSGRVKHGAKLGRTIGCPTANLHLPPHRYPLCGVFVIAAHGAFGTRYGVASFGQNPTVSSLPTQKLEAHLFDFADNLYGQRLRIDFLHKLRDETKFPGLPELQAQIAADIAQARDWLAQHQR, encoded by the coding sequence ATGAACATCCGCTTCGGCAACACCGTATTCCGCCCGCACCCGCACGGCAGCGCCGTCACCATCGGCAATTTCGACGGCGTCCATCTCGGCCACCGCCATATCCTCGAACGCCTGCGCCATGAAGCCGACGAGCGAGGCCTCGCCGCCGTAGCCATCGTATTCGAGCCCCAGCCGCAAGAATTTTTCAGCCGGCAGCGCGGTGCGGAAAAACCCTTCCGCCTCAGCCCCCTGCGCGAAAAACTGCGCCTGCTGCGCGACACCGGCTGCCTCGATGCCGTGTGGGTGCTGCGTTTCAATGCCCGCCTTGCCGCCGTATCCGCCGCCGACTTCATCCGACACCTGCTCATCGAGCAGCTGCACACCCGCCACCTGCTCATCGGCGACGACTTCCGCTTCGGCGCAGGCCGCCAAGGCGATTTCAGCCTCCTCAGCCGCTGCCCCCATTTCACCACCGAGCGCACCCCTTCCGTGATGGTGCAAGACGTGCGCGCCAGCAGCACCCTCGTGCGCCAAGCCCTCAGCGAAGGCCGCCTCGGCTACGCCGAAAGCCTGCTCGGCCACCCCTACTCCCTCAGCGGCCGCGTGAAACACGGCGCCAAGCTCGGCCGTACCATCGGCTGCCCCACCGCCAACCTCCACCTCCCCCCGCACCGCTACCCCCTCTGCGGCGTATTCGTCATCGCCGCCCACGGCGCATTCGGCACCCGCTACGGCGTGGCCAGCTTCGGCCAAAATCCCACCGTGTCCAGCCTACCCACGCAAAAACTGGAAGCCCACCTTTTCGACTTCGCCGACAATCTCTACGGCCAACGCCTGCGCATCGACTTCCTACACAAACTGCGCGACGAAACCAAATTCCCCGGCCTGCCCGAGCTGCAGGCACAAATCGCCGCCGACATCGCCCAAGCCCGCGATTGGCTGGCGCAACACCAGCGATAG